One Solibacillus sp. R5-41 DNA segment encodes these proteins:
- a CDS encoding DUF3298 and DUF4163 domain-containing protein codes for MDKKLKELEKQYNEVPIPKELDFVVEKALKQGTKKRKNRAPLWLLGSAAAAILFTASLNASPAMAQKLSEIPVVGSIVKVLTWTEYEVKEDTYDASIKVPSIENLENKELANTLNEKYRSEGKELYDAFISEVDYIKGLGGGHAGIDSGYEIKTDNDQILSIGRYTVNTVGSSSTTMNYDTIDKQNEILITLPMLFKDGNYIKTISENIIEQMREQAASDSDKKYWVKGGGLPDEEVIDGFTTINAEQQFYISDKGKLVISFDKYEVAQGYMGIVEFEIPTDVLKNDLVSSEYIH; via the coding sequence ATGGATAAAAAATTAAAAGAATTAGAAAAGCAATATAATGAGGTACCTATCCCTAAAGAGCTTGATTTTGTAGTGGAAAAAGCACTAAAACAAGGCACAAAGAAAAGAAAAAACCGAGCACCACTTTGGTTACTTGGATCTGCAGCGGCGGCTATACTTTTTACAGCTAGTTTAAATGCCAGTCCAGCAATGGCACAAAAACTTTCAGAAATCCCTGTTGTTGGTAGCATCGTCAAAGTTTTAACATGGACTGAATATGAAGTAAAAGAAGACACATATGATGCAAGTATTAAAGTACCTTCTATTGAAAACCTAGAAAATAAAGAACTTGCAAATACTTTAAATGAAAAATACCGTTCAGAAGGTAAGGAACTTTATGATGCCTTTATTTCTGAGGTTGATTATATAAAGGGACTTGGAGGTGGTCACGCAGGAATAGATAGCGGTTATGAAATCAAAACAGATAATGACCAAATCCTATCCATTGGCCGTTATACTGTCAATACCGTTGGATCGTCTTCTACAACAATGAACTACGATACAATTGATAAACAAAATGAAATTTTAATTACACTACCGATGTTATTTAAAGACGGTAATTATATTAAAACTATCAGCGAAAACATTATTGAACAAATGCGTGAACAAGCTGCATCCGACTCAGATAAAAAGTATTGGGTAAAAGGTGGAGGTCTTCCTGATGAAGAAGTAATAGATGGATTTACAACTATTAATGCTGAACAACAATTCTATATTTCTGATAAAGGTAAACTTGTTATTTCCTTCGATAAATACGAAGTAGCACAAGGCTATATGGGTATAGTAGAATTCGAAATCCCAACCGATGTCCTAAAAAATGATCTTGTAAGTTCTGAATATATTCATTAA
- a CDS encoding ABC transporter ATP-binding protein, producing MLKIEQLSIRYDQKEVVHNFSFDVQKGEILSIIGPNGSGKSTILKAVARMLPYSSGTIMFDRNNMRDLASKEIAKKMCILSQRNQAPSDITVRNLVAYGRYPHKKWFERLNDEDYAIVDWALEKTHLTHYQDQSIAALSGGESQRAWIAMALAQKPEILLLDEPTTYLDIAHQHEILELIRELNRETGLTVVMVLHDLNQASSYSDRIVVVKDGHCVQIGTPNEVMTEQMIQSTYKMEAEIQHVIWDSAPRIQLKNTVKS from the coding sequence ATGTTAAAAATTGAACAGCTCTCCATTCGTTATGATCAAAAAGAAGTTGTCCATAATTTTTCATTTGATGTTCAAAAAGGAGAAATATTATCGATTATCGGACCAAATGGCTCTGGTAAATCTACCATTTTAAAAGCCGTTGCCCGTATGCTTCCATATAGCTCCGGAACCATTATGTTTGATCGAAATAATATGCGTGATTTAGCATCAAAAGAAATCGCAAAGAAAATGTGCATATTAAGTCAGCGTAATCAAGCCCCTTCAGATATTACAGTTCGAAATTTAGTAGCCTATGGTCGTTATCCACATAAAAAGTGGTTTGAACGTTTAAACGATGAAGATTACGCGATTGTCGATTGGGCGCTTGAAAAAACACATTTAACTCATTATCAAGATCAATCCATTGCCGCTTTATCTGGTGGCGAATCTCAGCGTGCTTGGATTGCAATGGCATTGGCTCAAAAACCCGAGATTTTATTACTAGACGAACCAACAACTTATTTAGATATTGCACACCAGCATGAAATCTTAGAATTAATACGTGAGCTGAATCGTGAAACCGGTTTGACTGTTGTTATGGTACTTCATGACCTCAATCAAGCATCTAGCTATAGTGACCGAATTGTCGTTGTTAAAGATGGACATTGTGTACAGATCGGGACACCCAATGAAGTCATGACTGAACAAATGATTCAGTCCACTTATAAAATGGAGGCGGAAATTCAACACGTTATTTGGGATTCTGCCCCTCGAATTCAATTAAAGAATACCGTGAAAAGTTAG
- a CDS encoding 6-aminohexanoate hydrolase has translation MIDVLDRWMLESVVNFNIFVGVMTFIYIGSLLVLFFVGKKFGKPDERTNAIYLKIMSSMFSTQLIMTGVFISLVDNDIQNFRQFLLLFQAIVFLVGAISAFRLYKKDFN, from the coding sequence ATGATTGATGTATTAGACAGATGGATGCTTGAAAGCGTAGTAAATTTTAATATTTTTGTAGGGGTTATGACATTTATTTATATTGGTTCTTTGCTGGTTCTATTTTTTGTGGGTAAGAAGTTTGGTAAACCAGATGAAAGAACAAATGCCATATATTTAAAAATCATGTCTAGTATGTTTTCTACCCAATTGATAATGACGGGTGTGTTTATTTCATTAGTTGACAATGATATCCAAAATTTCCGACAGTTCTTATTACTATTCCAAGCGATTGTATTCCTTGTAGGTGCAATAAGTGCTTTCAGACTATACAAAAAAGATTTCAATTAA
- a CDS encoding iron ABC transporter permease: protein MIKSTRSRAIVIITFVLALLLTIVSIGLGSVHISIPDILKTIANGREEGIFTTIIWDIRLPRVLLALIIGANIAISGALLQAVMGNPLADPGLTGVTSGAAAFVLLIMLAKPEYIQLIPVAAFVGGIIAASIVYALAWRKTGITPITIILSGVAVNALCGGIISFLSIMYSDRLPSAVQWLNGSLAAKGHAALQMIYVYAIIGWILSIFAIRKANIIRLGDQVAVNLGENVTRIRIVLSILAVFLAAISVAAIGMIGFVGLIVPHMARLLVGSDYKYMLPMSMAMGAILLLIADTAGRTLFAPLDIPAGIIMSVIGGPYFLYLMRKKAF, encoded by the coding sequence ATGATAAAGTCAACAAGAAGCCGTGCAATTGTTATCATCACCTTTGTATTAGCCCTCCTACTAACAATTGTCTCGATTGGATTAGGGAGTGTACATATTTCCATTCCAGATATTTTAAAAACGATCGCGAATGGCCGTGAAGAGGGAATTTTCACAACAATCATTTGGGATATTCGTCTTCCACGTGTTTTATTAGCACTAATTATTGGAGCCAACATTGCAATTTCAGGAGCACTACTACAAGCCGTCATGGGCAATCCACTTGCAGATCCTGGTCTTACTGGAGTAACAAGTGGTGCAGCTGCATTTGTTCTACTTATTATGCTAGCTAAACCAGAATATATCCAGCTGATTCCTGTTGCTGCATTTGTTGGTGGGATTATTGCCGCAAGCATTGTTTACGCACTTGCATGGCGCAAAACTGGGATTACTCCGATTACCATTATTTTATCTGGTGTAGCAGTAAATGCTTTATGTGGCGGGATTATTAGCTTTTTATCTATCATGTATAGTGACCGACTTCCTTCAGCTGTCCAATGGCTAAATGGTAGCCTAGCAGCAAAAGGACATGCCGCACTTCAAATGATATATGTGTACGCCATTATTGGATGGATTTTATCAATATTTGCTATTAGAAAAGCAAATATTATCCGGTTGGGAGACCAAGTAGCAGTTAATTTAGGGGAAAATGTGACCCGTATTCGTATTGTCCTGTCCATTTTAGCTGTATTTTTAGCGGCCATTTCAGTAGCAGCCATTGGTATGATTGGTTTTGTTGGTTTAATTGTTCCGCATATGGCGCGTTTATTAGTTGGCTCAGATTATAAATATATGCTGCCAATGAGTATGGCTATGGGAGCAATACTTTTATTAATAGCCGATACAGCCGGGCGAACTTTATTTGCCCCACTAGATATTCCAGCAGGGATTATTATGTCTGTCATTGGTGGTCCTTACTTTTTATATTTAATGAGAAAGAAGGCATTTTAA
- a CDS encoding helix-turn-helix transcriptional regulator, with the protein MKESFGDSIVNKVYEFRVLKRMSQKDLADAVGVSKQTIFVMEKNNYSPSLVLAYRIANFFEVDINEIFSYVGEEDNND; encoded by the coding sequence GTGAAAGAGAGCTTTGGTGATTCAATCGTAAACAAGGTATATGAGTTTAGAGTGTTAAAGCGGATGTCTCAAAAGGATCTGGCAGATGCAGTTGGAGTCTCCAAACAAACTATTTTTGTTATGGAAAAGAATAATTACTCACCATCTTTAGTGTTAGCCTATAGAATTGCAAATTTTTTTGAAGTAGATATTAATGAAATATTTTCATATGTAGGAGAGGAAGATAACAATGATTGA
- a CDS encoding pyridoxamine 5'-phosphate oxidase family protein, which produces MKTTIDLIQIRSDYEAFLQRKKSLMLSFVTPEGQAFSSSAAFVQVNGKFYVYVSHIADHYQLLEQNDIVDVLFVADEAVTQNHFATERARWQCAPKNLGNEGHEEVFEAFDAVHSKKMMQLLRTLDFSLFELTPLKGRYVVGFGKAFDIDFAEDTLTHVVIDKKK; this is translated from the coding sequence ATGAAAACAACAATTGATTTAATTCAAATCCGCTCAGATTATGAAGCATTTTTACAACGAAAAAAAAGCCTAATGTTAAGCTTTGTCACGCCAGAAGGTCAAGCATTTAGTAGCTCAGCAGCATTTGTCCAAGTAAATGGCAAGTTTTATGTTTATGTAAGCCATATCGCAGACCATTACCAACTCCTAGAGCAAAACGATATAGTGGATGTATTATTTGTAGCAGACGAAGCTGTTACGCAAAATCATTTTGCAACTGAACGTGCTCGCTGGCAATGTGCCCCTAAAAACTTAGGTAACGAAGGTCATGAAGAAGTATTCGAAGCATTTGATGCCGTACACAGTAAGAAAATGATGCAACTATTACGCACATTAGATTTCTCACTATTTGAACTAACACCACTCAAAGGGCGCTATGTTGTAGGATTCGGAAAGGCATTTGACATTGATTTTGCCGAAGATACATTAACACATGTAGTCATTGATAAAAAGAAATAA
- a CDS encoding sigma-70 family RNA polymerase sigma factor — MKTRNAFQHEEIFVQFIREQKERFYLLAYNYTKNEQDALDVVQDSIQKAMLSLDRLENVEYMKSWFYKIVVRTAIDFLRKHKRLQVTDDDTLQCLTPAQEDVYENVDLEHALDELPQMYREVVILHYFEDLKLDDVANILNIKLSTAKSRLYKALKLLKIQLQDVKGETAHG; from the coding sequence ATGAAAACAAGAAATGCATTTCAACATGAAGAAATATTTGTCCAGTTTATTCGCGAACAGAAAGAACGTTTTTATTTGCTCGCGTATAACTATACGAAAAATGAACAGGACGCACTTGATGTTGTACAAGACAGTATTCAAAAAGCAATGCTTTCTCTCGATCGACTAGAAAATGTCGAGTATATGAAAAGCTGGTTTTATAAAATCGTCGTACGTACAGCCATTGATTTTTTACGTAAGCATAAACGCTTACAGGTGACAGACGATGATACATTGCAATGTTTAACACCTGCACAAGAGGATGTCTACGAAAACGTTGATTTAGAGCATGCGTTAGACGAGTTACCTCAAATGTATCGTGAAGTTGTCATTTTACACTATTTTGAAGATTTAAAGCTCGATGATGTAGCTAATATCCTTAACATTAAGTTGAGTACAGCCAAATCTCGCCTTTATAAAGCGTTAAAACTCTTAAAAATTCAATTGCAAGATGTGAAAGGAGAAACAGCACATGGATAA
- a CDS encoding helix-turn-helix transcriptional regulator: protein MENRVKELRIEHGITQQELADKVSVSSRTIISLEKQKYNPSVLLAYKIASVFNLSIEETFIFDEDDK from the coding sequence ATGGAAAATAGAGTGAAAGAATTACGAATAGAACATGGAATAACACAACAAGAGTTAGCTGATAAAGTAAGTGTATCTTCAAGAACAATCATCTCATTAGAAAAACAAAAATATAATCCATCTGTATTACTTGCATATAAAATAGCTTCAGTTTTTAATTTATCAATTGAAGAAACTTTTATTTTTGATGAGGATGACAAATAA